In Entelurus aequoreus isolate RoL-2023_Sb linkage group LG13, RoL_Eaeq_v1.1, whole genome shotgun sequence, a genomic segment contains:
- the LOC133663662 gene encoding tubulin alpha chain-like codes for MRECISVHVGQAGVQIGNACWELYCLEHGIQANGQLPSDKTIAEADDSFTTFFSQTGAGKHVPRAVFVDLESTVIDEVRTGTYRELFHPDQLITGKEDAANNYARGHYTIGKEIIELVLDRIRKLADQCTGLQGFLIFHSFGGGTGSGFTSLLMERLSVDYGKKSKLEFSVYPAPQVSTAVVEPYNSILTTHTTLEHSDCAFMVDNEAIYDICRRNLDIERPSYTNLNRLVSQIVSSVTASLRFDGALNVDLTEFQTNLVPYPRIHFPLVTYAPIISVEKAYHEQLTVSEITNSCFEPANQMVKCNPRYGKYMACCLLYRGDVVPKDVNSAIITIKSKRAVQFVDWCPTGFKVGINYQPPTVVPGGDLAKVQRAVCMLSNTTAIAEAWARLDHKFDLMYAKRAFVHWYVGEGMEEGEFSEAREDMAALEKDYEEVGVDSVDDEEEEEY; via the exons ATG CGCGAGTGTATCTCTGTGCACGTTGGTCAAGCAGGTGTCCAGATAGGAAATGCCTGTTGGGAGCTCTACTGTCTGGAACATGGAATTCAGGCAAACGGACAGTTGCCCAGTGATAAGACAATTGCGGAGGCAGATGATTCCTTCACCACCTTTTTTAGTCAGACCGGCGCTGGAAAACATGTCCCCAGAGCagtttttgtggacttggagtcTACGGtcattg ATGAGGTTCGTACAGGAACCTATCGGGAACTCTTCCACCCTGATCAGCTGATCACTGGAAAAGAAGATGCCGCGAACAACTACGCCCGTGGTCACTACACAATTGGCAAAGAGATCATTGAGCTGGTGCTGGACAGAATCCGTAAACTG GCGGACCAGTGCACGGGTCTTCAAGGCTTTCTGATTTTCCACAGCTTCGGTGGCGGTACCGGTTCTGGTTTCACCTCCCTGTTGATGGAGCGCCTGTCCGTGGACTACGGCAAGAAGTCCAAGCTGGAGTTCTCTGTCTACCCGGCTCCCCAGGTGTCCACTGCTGTGGTGGAGCCCTACAACTCCATCCTGACCACACACACCACCTTGGAGCACTCGGACTGCGCCTTTATGGTGGATAACGAGGCCATCTACGACATCTGCCGCAGGAACCTCGACATCGAGCGTCCGTCTTACACCAACCTGAACAGGTTAGTCAGTCAGATTGTTTCCTCGGTCACCGCGTCCCTCCGCTTCGACGGCGCCCTCAACGTCGATCTGACGGAGTTCCAGACCAACCTGGTGCCGTATCCTCGTATCCACTTCCCCCTGGTCACCTACGCGCCCATCATCTCTGTCGAGAAGGCCTACCATGAGCAATTAACAGTCTCGGAAATCACCAATTCCTGCTTTGAGCCGGCCAACCAGATGGTGAAATGTAACCCTCGCTACGGGAAGTACATGGCGTGCTGCCTCCTGTACCGCGGCGACGTGGTGCCCAAAGACGTCAACTCGGCAATCATCACCATCAAATCCAAGCGCGCCGTCCAGTTCGTGGACTGGTGCCCCACCGGCTTCAAGGTGGGCATCAACTACCAGCCGCCCACCGTGGTCCCCGGTGGAGATCTGGCCAAGGTCCAGAGGGCCGTGTGCATGCTGAGCAACACCACCGCCATCGCAGAGGCCTGGGCGCGGCTGGACCACAAGTTTGACCTCATGTACGCCAAGCGCGCCTTCGTCCACTGGTACGTGGGCGAGGGCATGGAGGAAGGGGAGTTCTCAGAAGCCAGGGAGGACATGGCCGCTCTGGAGAAGGATTACGAGGAGGTCGGAGTGGACTCCGTAGATGACGAGGAAGAGGAAGAATATTAA